In Rhinatrema bivittatum chromosome 1, aRhiBiv1.1, whole genome shotgun sequence, a single genomic region encodes these proteins:
- the LOC115097430 gene encoding small integral membrane protein 5-like, translating to MWQKIPRVAVSSQQFQCTTKMNNKIQDLVSRIEMASQNLSQDLKTIGQKFLSKIQELPQSGSFNIIAFTVLLLFIVACC from the exons aTGTGGCAGAAAATACCTCGGGTCGCTGTCAGTTCTCAGCAGTTTCAGTGTACGACTAAAATG aataataaaatacaagattTGGTAAGCAGGATAGAAATGGCTTCCCAAAACCTGTCCCAAGACCTGAAGACGATTGGACAGAAATTCCTGAGTAAGATTCAGGAACTCCCTCAGTCAGGGTCGTTCAACATTATTGCGTTTACCGTTCTTCTTCTGTTCATTG TTGCGTGCTGCTGA